A segment of the Canis lupus dingo isolate Sandy chromosome 15, ASM325472v2, whole genome shotgun sequence genome:
CCCGTCCCCCTCCCGCGCGAGGCTGGGGTGAAAAGCGGCCCGGCCTGTTTGGGGGGTAGTGGGCGGACCGCGCGGCTTGTGGTCTGAGCGTCTgatccccggggtggggggtggaggcggCTCCTACTATCAAAAAGGACGTGAGACTCCCACCGGCCGCGCGCCATGAGGGCCCTGTGGGTGCTGGGCCTCTGCTGCGTCCTGCTGACCTTCGGTGAGTGATCCGGGAGGAGCGGGCAGCCCCGGacgccccccctcctccctcgcGGCCTCTTCTCGAAGGTTCTGGGGGCGTTGAGCCCGGGAGGGAGGTTCCGGGCCTCCGTTGGGCCGAGGGGAGTCCATCGCCTTTCCTCGAAAGAGGCTCAAGGGAGTTGGCGCACTTTCCTCCTCCTGTGGGAAGGAAGAACGAGAACGTTTAAATCCCTTACAGATCTAGTAGTTGTGCCCAGAGGTCTCGACCAAGTTGGGGTGGGGCGCCGCTCGGCTTAGGGTCCCCCGGGAACGTGGCGGCTGCGCATCCCGAAGGACTTTTGTCAGACGCGGgagtctccagccctggagccgAGGAGCCCGCATCCCGCCTCTCGTAGGTGCGGGACCGGGCAGTGTGGGGCCCTGAGCCCCAAGAAAGGCAGTGTCTGCGTGCTTGCCTCACTTGTGCTCGGGCTTCCTGACATCTCCGAGTCTCGCTACTTCTCGTCCCTCGCTCAGTTAGGCCCGATTTCAGTTCCTCTCGCCAGTGGTTGCACAAATTCTGTTTGTATTCTGACCTGCGATGTTGAAGGTCTGTCTTGGCAGGGTCAGTTGGGAGGCCATGCTCGGCCTGCGCGCAACACGTGTGCGTGTAGAAGGGACCCGGTGTCAGGCCTGCTCAACTTTATGGAGCACCCGAGGCCACTCCGCAGGCGTGATGGCAGCCTCCCTATTCAGAATCTGCTGGAGGACCCCGTGTCTGAACTTCAATAAATATACCAAGTTGGGTTTACCTTGGGTGCTTAAACTGCTGGACCCATTCTTCCCGATCCCACATCCCATATTCACCTGAATTTTGCAACCCCTACTCTTGCTCTGTGTGATCGTGTTTCCTCTGAGAAGTACACGAAGCAGCGGTGGTTTAAGAGTTTTCTGGTGTTAAAATCTTCCAGGGTCAGTCCGAGCTGACGATGAAGTCGATGTGGATGGTACAGTGGAAGAGGATCTGGGTAAAAGTAGAGAAGGCTCCAGGACAGATGATGAAGTAGTGCAGAGGTTTGTGTTCTTTTGAAACTATATGGGTTAGCCCTTAGGAACGCTGGGATATAGTAGCTCTCTACCCTTTCATCAAAGGTCCAGGTGATGCGTAACACCCCAAATTTAGAGACCTGAAAAATGGTCATAGAAAATGTTACGACTATGAGGCATGTTCATCCCTAAATATCTCCTAACTTGCCCACCTAGGAATGAGTGGTCAGAATGGAATGAATTTCTTTCTAAACCTATTTGGATGACTAGATTGCAGAATACGGGTTGTCTTATGTCCGGAAAACTGATTGGTTTTATATTCAGGAAGTGTGTAAACTTagtaaattttaagtaatctctgcctCTGATGTGgcgcttgaactcatgaccccccagatcaagagtcacctgtttACTCATTGAACCATCGAGGTGCTTAGTAATTTTAAATTAACCCAGTAATTTAaactgagtaatttttaaaaagatttctcttaCTTGAGCAATGTTTTCAAATTTGGCTGCTTAGGATAGGACTTAGACAATTTTATAGACAACTAGAGGTCAAAGCTTCCTAGGCAAAGAGCCCAAATGTAAGGGAACATATAAATAAGTAtgactttactttttatttttagtagaggaaagtcaagtttatttttctgacagttttaaaaactgagttttaCAACTCAGTGTGAAGGTGGTAAAATTTTACTGTGGCTAGAAATAGAgtattagtaatattttatatttttttattttacccttttAACCCTTGAGGCAATCTTATGAGATCACTGCTTTCATTACAGATTCTATGATTTTGGAGGGAACCAACTAAGCAATGCCATATTtgtttattaactttattttcttagagaGGAAGAAGCTATTCAGTTGGATGGATTAAATGCATCCCAAATAAGAGAActtagagaaaaatcagaaaaatttgcCTTCCAAGCTGAAGTGAATAGAATGATGAAACTTATCATCAATTcattgtataaaaataaagaggtaagCAATGTGTGGTTAGGATAATATTATTTTGCCTCTGTGTGATAGCATACTTTTTTACCTTCATGATAAACATACTTATGTAGTAATTTCAAGTAAATAGCCATTAGCATATTACATACCCAGTATGAAAAAAACGTTGCTGCCCCATTGCAGGGTGGTGGTTAGacattttccttttgtcctttccCCTTCAAATATGTTCATGGTCTGCTAAATAGTCCGTTTTGAGGGCACTCAAACCACCTAAGCCATGTTACATATATGAAGATGTATGAGACTAGAATGTTACTACTCTTACCAGTTCAGGGATTCCTTAACAGTTGCTACAGTCCTGTGTGTTAAGAGCTGTACCTCCTTTTACCAAGAGAGTAAAGCCACTTCTCTACCataaatcttatttcttaaagAGTGCTTTTTCAGAGGACAGAAGAGAACTAAAATAAGATTGACATTAAATTTGATGTTTTGTATATCTTGAGGCTAATCAAAGTGTGTGTTAAATCTGGCTTCCATTTAGATTTTCTTGAGAGAACTGATTTCAAATGCTTCTGATGCCTTAGATAAGATAAGGTTAATATCACTGACTGATGAAAATGCTCTTGCTGGAAATGAGGAACTAACTGTCAAAATTAAGGTAAGCTTaaaaccgttttttttttttttttccttctaaagcaAAAAGAATCCTTAGAGATAGGGAATCTCTGTCAGTCAAGATAGGCCAGGTTATGCTGCAATAACAAGTAACCCCCAAGCCTAGAGACTTAAATTGGGGTTTAGCAAAATACATGGCCTATGGGCCAAATCCAACctacttgtttttataaataaagttttattgaaacatagcCATGCCTGATTATGTGCTATGACTACCTTTGTGCTACACAGTTGGTTTGACTAATTGTGACAGAGACCGTATGACCCTtgtgcctaaaatatttatcctCTGGCTcttcagaaaaagtttgctaGTCCCTGGATTAAATCATCAACCACAGGACACTGTGGCTTTTGCTTTGCATCATCCTCACTCCCAGAGGACACAGGCTGATTGAGTAGCAGCCGTTTAGAATGTAGCTTGTTGCCAAGGTATAGAGAGCTCAGAGGGTCTCCCATCTTTTAAAGGCTCTAGGCTGAAAGCTACATTCCTGACTCCCACTTGCAGCTCATTGGCCAGAACCAGTCACAGGACCTTAaccaaaaatgaagaaagcatagTCCTACTATGTTTCCAGATGACAGAGAGctggtaatatatatatatttttttgagagctGGTAATATTTAATGAAGAACATTGATCACCACAGATTCCATAAAGAGAAGTCATTCAAGTTTTgaccttttattttctgtgaaagaaataggcataatataaatttttttttcttcaaaaataacttGTTTTGTTTAGGTCTGTCTCTCCCTTTGACATTCAGACCAATCTCTGTCGTCTTTATATTGATACTTTCTCAAATACAGTGAACTTAAGGTTATCCTCTATAAAGTAAGATGCTTATATAAGGTGCACATTTTCTGAAAAGTCCATAAAACACTATATGGAAGAAAATTAACCCAATGTGGCACAAAGCTGGTAGTTTCTGAATATATAGCTCAGTAGTTACTTGGCATACCATGAGTATTAAGCAAATAAAACTATCCTGTTCTCGTCTTGCTTTCAGTGTGACAAGGAGAAGAATCTGCTACATGTCACAGACACTGGTGTGGGAATGACCCGGGAAGAGTTGGTTAAAAACCTTGGTACCATAGCCAAATCTGGAACAAGCgagtttttaaacaaaatgactGAGGCACAAGAGGATGGCCAGTCAACTTCTGAACTGATTGGGCAGTTTGGTGTCGGTTTCTATTCTGCCTTCCTTGTCGCAGATAAGGTTATTGTCACATCAAAACACAACAACGATACCCAGCATATCTGGGAATCTGACTCCAATGAGTTCTCTGTAATTGCTGACCCACGAGGGAACACCCTCGGACGGGGAACAACAATTACGTGAGTATTACTGCTTCCTAATAAGAATTAATTGTCCTAGCAAGGACCTTGACTCCGAGCAAACCGCTTATTCTGGGCCTTCGTTCCTTGCCtacaaaatgaggaaatggacCTGTTTTCATTACTCAAGGAAATATTTATGAGACCTCCTTAAGGGCCAGACACAGAGTTATAGTGGCTGCTATCCATCGAGGGCAAAAGGTCGGAAGGGTTAGCTCTCCTAGGGAAGAAGGCAGATTGGAGGCTTCACAGAAGTGGGTTGATTCAGAATTTCCAGGGAAGCAAGACTTGGGAAAGAAATGTCAGATCTGTGGAGCATGGTGGATATAAAGGCATAGAGGCACATCTTTTTCACAGGATTAAAGAAATTCCTCTCAGTTGGTGGCAGTTAATGATAGAACTTTTGATTagcttttttaaggttttctgaAAATGATATGGAGGATGGCAGGACTAGATGAGAGGAAACTCTGGGTGACAGTTGAAAATACTCAACTGTGGTAGGAGCTGGTGTTAGGGACAGGTTGGAGAGAACAGGTACAAATAAAGAGCTTgaagaaagttaataaaagtTCTTTAGTACATGATGTCTCCTTTGAGGATGGTTGCAAATTGTTGAATTCAAATTGGAATTTGCTTTAAGCCAGTAACTATATAGTAGAGGTAGATCTTAAGCCCAGTATCTTGGTGTTTTTAGCTCTGTGAAGTAGAcagaacagcttttttttttttttttttttttttttttttttaaccagcaaATATAACAAGATACTCTAATTTGTTTAGTACTCACAAAATGACAAGTAAATATTGAGCTCTCTGAAGCTACCAGCTGTAGACCACATCAAAGAAATCTCATTTCAGAGGTCATTTGGCTCTCTCCTTCCTGCCAGGTGAAAATGTGCCTACagcctcaacttttttttttttttaattcagttttttcaacataagaattttttaagtattaatttaACATAAGAAAGCATATATCGTTTACCTTTCTCTACCATCATTATTCACAGTCCTACCTCCTGCTCTCAGTAGGAGGCTTCACTAGTTGTTATGCTGCAGTGCTCTGTTAGGTGCTAAAGGAGCGTAGGTAAATCTCATCTCTCAActacaaagagatagaaaactgCATTCCAAGAGGGCTGATAGCTTAGGGTGCTGAGGAACAGATGGGATTATCTAGATGGAAGCTCATGGAAGCAAACCTTTGCTTGACTGTTCCATTCCCAGAGCCTAACACTTGACTGGCAGATATTTATAAGAGTGAATAAGGGTAATCAGGACAGCTTCAAGCAGGTAGCATAGCTGGCTGATAAGTGAAACCTTAAAACTGCTCTCCCTGAGCAAAATTAGCATTTTTCTATGTTCAAGTCCTTCTACCCCAGCATTTATTCAGCAGATAATCACTTGAGTGCCTATTAGATGCTAGGGTTTAGGACTCCAGTGGAGAATAAAACCAATGCAGTTGCTGCTTCCATGTGGTTCATTCTAGTaaagaacaaaaatgtgaaataacCTCAGACTGGCAAATGCCAGAAAGGAAACTAGAGGACACTTCCCTTATCAGGATTTTCTAAAATTGTGGTAAGTGAGGTTCAGATATTCTAGGGAGCAAGCACAGTGTGCTGGAAGTTCCAAATGCAGGAGGCCCATTTAAGGAACTGACAGTCTAGAATGGCCGAAGGAAAAGGAACACAAGAACTTGACCTCACCATATGTGTGActtgtgcatatgtgtatgtaatttcatatatttgacaaataaaatagaagccaTCAAACAATTTAGTTCCTACCTCCTTCTATTCCCACTAAATTAAGCCCCTTCTGTACCCTTAGGAGAGATTTTGAGAAGATTCAATTAGATCATGAAATTAAGCATCCAGTAAGtgttaatacatttatttctgttcttcctcCTGTGAGAGAGATGTTCTACATCTTTTCCTAAAGCTGATCACTACTTCTGATCTGCTGCCTGCCTTCTCCTACCTCAGAGGCTAATCACAAATTAATTTCAATACCATCTTTTAAAGTCAGCCTTTCTCATGTACTCCCTCTTTCCCATTGAAACATAGACATGTTCAAGTCTCAGTTTGGACAGAAGAGGGACAGGTGTTGCTGCACCCTCTTCTATCAGGCATTTGTGACTTTATCCACCACCTTTCCATTGAAATAAGTCACCAGTAATCTTACTGCTGAGTCCAGTGGATTCAGGGTTTTTTAATTGGCGTTGCTCCCagcaatagtctttttttttttttcttactttttctcttgTGTTTCCTACAGAATTTGCTAGCTACTTAAGACTATCCACTTATTAGTACCTAGTTTCCATGATGCTacatatctttttgtttgttgctaAATATTGACAGTATCTCTTTCAGAGGTAACTTTTCCGccctttctcattatttttgtattccttatGCAATCTTCCTACCACGATGGATTCAGCCTCCAGTTCTTGCTCAGGGTTCTCAAATCTATGTTCTTAGTCTGGATCAGGAGTCAGCTGACTTTTTCTAAGGGCCagccagtaaatattttaagcctttGGATAATAGGATCTGTCACGTGTCAAATACCTCTAAGGTGTAGCCATCGGCTTCAACTTGGATGCACAACTGAACTTGCCTCCAACCCCCACATCACCAAGATACATGTTCTGAAACCAGAGACTTGGCCACTTCATTAGGCTGTGCTATCTGCCCATGGGTAAGCTTTCAGGAGCAGGAAGGGACCCATGATACAACATTGGCCATATTTACTTGTTGGGAGCACAGACATCAAGAGGCAGTCTCCCCAATGTGTGTTTGAGGGTGTGTTATGGTGTGTTATTTTTGGTGAGTAGAGGAGGAGTTTGCAAAAAGGCCagtaaggaagaagaggaaacagtGCTGCAGTTTTCAGTATTAGAATTATCTAAGCCAGTGCTATCCAGTAGAACTCTGGAAATATTCTATCTCTGCACTATCCAGTATGGCAGCTACTAGCCATATTTGTCTATTGAATACCTGGAATATTGCAGTACAACTAAAGAactcttagattttatttaaacaaataaaatgtgactACTGTTTTGGACAGTGGGGATATGAACAGTAAGATTAATTTTCTAGCTTTTTTAAGGAACGTGTTTTTATTAAGGATTCGCTATCTATAGGAGAGActtttttgaagttttgtttttaaattctctctacacccaatatggaactggaactcacaaccatggaatcaagagttacatgctcttccaaccgagtcagccaggcgcccctgggttCACCATCTGTGATGATCATTTGATTTCTAGAGTAACTATCAGAGTGTGTGTCATCCTATTTTTCTCCAGAATGTTTCAGTGCCCTTGAGCTAATGTAACATTTCAGTTCTTCAAAtgaaaaaactaaacaaaaccaaaaaaccaataTATTCAGAAGAAGATCGGAACATTTGCACTGTTTACTTGGAACTAAGGATATTTTCCACTTGAGGAATACAAGAACAATTCTTCCTCTACTCTACTCATATTTGGTATATTTAGCTCACAAACTGTCATTGGTGGTAAgagtttttaacatgaaaaatgGGCCATCTTGGATTACACTGAACTGCTGGCCATTAGTTTTGTCAGGAAGGTATTTAGATGAATTTATAATCGAATCTTTTAAACGAAGTATGTCTTTATAAATGTCTGTTTTCCTTGCAGActtgttttaaaagaagaagcATCTGATTACCTTGAATTGGACACAATTAAAAATCTCGTCAAGAAATATTCACAGTTTATAAACTTCCCTATTTATGTGTGGAGCAGCAAGGTAAatctatattaaatttatatgtattacatgGGCACATATTTCAGTATTCAACACTTAAAGAACAAAGGTTCAGTGTGGTTTTTCAGTGCAGGATACCCAGGGTTTTCTTACTGAAGACCTATGTTTTTGAGCTGTAATTGTGTTTCATATTCTCTGATTTCTCTgatgaaatcagaatttttttttttttaagaatttatttattcatgagagacacagagagagagagaggcagagacacaggcagagggagaagcaggctccatgcggggagcctgatgtgggactcgatcccgggtctccaggatcaggccccaggctgaaggcggtgctaaaccgctgaaccaccgggcCTGCCCCTGAAAtcagaattattaaataaaataactgtaattCTACTTCAACAGACTGAAACTGTTGAGGAGCccatggaagaagaagaagcagcaaaagaagaaaaagaagattctgATGATGAAGCTGCagtggaagaagaagaggaggaaaaaaaaccaaaaaccaaaaaagtaagTATGATTCATCTCCACACTAAAATGTTGTTTAGACATGTCCTAGAAAACAACCCGAAGTGTGCAGACCAGTCAGTTAAGTTTTAATTcttcaaagtctttttttcttcagatggTAAGTCCATAGGCCTAATTTATATAAGTAAGGACTATTTTATTTGctgttgtgtgtgttttctgcCTGTGGGAAGTTTTAAAGGACAAACACAGATCATTTTTGTGCACAGTTTTCTGGGTTCTATATGTTGCCCAGGACTAGTGGTTTATCATATTCTGAATTTTAAGATCCTAAAtatctttctacatttttttttttgtcgtttAGATATTAACCATAAAATTAGCTCTTTGCCCTGTTAAGGTAGCAGAGTAGACGGAAGTAATGGTGGTAGGTTTGAGGAATATTCATTGTAAGATGTTAGATTGCTGTAGGTCATGAAGTAGGAATAATTAATAGGTGTATATCTTCCTaacctcaaaataaatattttcaagaaataacGTTTTAGCTAGTTGATAATGGAAGAAACCTTTGATTGGTATCAATCTGTTATAGTGATAACCAGCTGCCTTCTTTGCATTATAGATCAGTCTTAAATGTTGAAATACTTGCAGATTTTTGGTCCCAGCAGCAGGAGCCATAGTAGATTAGAAGTGTCCTTTAGTGTTTCCCACATTCATTTGAACTACCCTAAAGTTATGATTTCCACTAGTAGTACTGCTGGTGAGCGCTGGGGCTGACTAATGTACTATAACTTTAGGTTGAGAAAACTGTCTGGGATTGGGAGCTTATGAATGACATCAAACCAATATGGCAGAGACCATCAAAAGAAGTAGAAGATGACGAATACAAAGCTTTCTACAAATCATTTTCAaaggtaaatattatttgaaaatcatgTGGTGAACATTACtaaatcaaaaatgtttttaggtTGTTTTACAACTATTTCAACATAATTGGTCTCCTTTTTAATCTTGCGGtttaatattacatatgtattttaaaaatttactctgAGAAGGAATCTGTAGGCTTCACCATATTGCCAGAGGGGCTGGAACTGACAATCTAAAAAAAGATTAACAACTACCTACATAGGTAGGTGATTTCCATAAACCATAATATCTTGTATTAAAGGGTTTTTAATGTAATTGGGGCTTTTTTCCATTCAAGAAtgaatgcctttaatttttttaactttcttatttgaaaatcagcatatagtgttacattagtttcaaataTATGACAGTGATTCAGTACTGTATACATTCGCCTATGCTCCCCaccagtgtagctaccatctgtcaccatacaacgttATTACAACGCCACTGATTATTCCCTATGCTATGAGGTTTAGTACCATGACTTACTGATTCCACagctagaagcctgtatctccacTCCCTTCACCTGTTTTGTCCATTCCCTattctcctctggcaaccatcagttttctgtatttataggtctgattctgctttatgtttgttttctcatGTGGCTTTTAACATAACCTTCAAAGAGCCTATTTACAACCTCAAGCATTTATTGTGAGGTCATATGCTTAAGAATGATTACTAAATCTGTGTTTCCTTAACCTTTTCTTAAAGTTATTTCCTTTCACTGATCCTTTGTTTTAACTGTAGAATCCAAAACTAGTATTGATTAAGATTGTTTCAAGTTAATATTTCCCCATACATCATTTGGtgcaaaatagaatattttagtaGGCTTAGCTAGCATGGCTAGATAAAACTTGTATGGTTatgtttctttaatctttattccatcaattgttttgtttcttaaccttctttattttttcatgttaacATCCAACTATCCCTTAAGTTTTACCTCCTCAAACTTTCCCCTTGGTCTTGTCTCCACTTTTATTCCCATGaactatagtcttttttttttttttgaactatagTCTTAGTGTATACAAGTATAACATATTTTCATCTAGGACAGCTGTATTAGAAATGTAATGTGAGCTACATATATGATTCTAGGGTTTTTAgaagctacatttttaaaagttgaaataggtgtagtttttaatatattttatttaacccaagaTAGCCAAAATATTACTTCAAcatgtaatcattttaaaaatgagtaatacattttgcttttttcttttctttctgtatcttcAAAGTCTAGTTGTGTATTTTTATGCTTACCCATACATCTCAATTCAGaatagtcacatttcaagtgcttggTACCCACATGTAGGTACGGTAATGGATAATGCAGATCTAGGgaatttctgtgatttatttaccCTACCTCTTTATAGCCACTGCTGAAGTCCATATCCCATTGGAAAAAATCTGTTCCTGAGAACTTTTTGTGTTGAACAGTATACTCATGAAGTGTCGTATTTTGTCATTTAGGCAGGATGGTGATTTTCCTACCTTATTCTCTCACACATGTGGAACCTAGACTCATCCATTCTTCCCTGAGTTTAGGATATGGAATGATCATCAGCAAAACCAACCATGGCTAGCCAGTTAGAATAGCAGTCTTAatcatttcttcttccctctatTCCCTTACTTCCCTTTTGTTGGTAAGgaagctttttttgttgttattaattcAATGCTAAACTGAATGTGTACCATGTAATAAATCAGCCTTTGCACTGCCTTTTTCCGGTACCTTTGAATGACTAAATGCCAACTTTCCCTAGGAAAGTGATGACCCCATGGCTTATATCCACTTTACTGCTGAAGGGGAAGTCACCTTCAAATCAATTTTATTTGTACCTACATCTGCTCCACGTGGTCTGTTTGATGAATATGGATCTAAGAAGAGTGATTACATTAAGGCAAGTTTTTAAGTTGTAAAAACTGAGTTTAGAATTCAAAAGTGTAATTTCCAGATAATGACTTTTTTTGGTCTCTGATTAGCTTTACGTGCGCAGAGTATTCATCACAGATGACTTCCATGATATGATGCCCAAGTACCTTAACTTTGTCAAGGGTGTTGTAAGTATCTAAAAATAATGAGGGAgcattaaaaatgaacagaagtttgtgtttgtttgtttgtttttttcttagtttgttggtttggtttttcccaGTGTTTTATTGCTTACTGAACTTTGTTTTGCTGTCGAAGGTGGACTCAGATGATCTCCCCTTGAATGTTTCCCGGGAAACTCTTCAGCAACATAAACTGCTTAAGGTGAGTGTCCCTGGGAAGAGACTGGCTGCTCTGCCCTTTGATTGGGCTTCAGAGGACAGGCTCCATTAGTGGAGTCACCAGAGTTTGAGATGTATCTGTGGCTCTTTAGTtgaaaaagttaattttactctagaattattattaaatcctaagcatctgatttttttcccctggcatattattattaaagtttcagagctatagaaaagttgaaagaattgtaAACATGCATATAAACCTACACTGTCTGTTCTAAAGatagaatataaatgtaaaagcaGTCATATGACTATTTCTACTGACAACTTAATTTCTGCTCAGTCTGCATAGGATTGCTCACCATTTCCTGCTTCCTGATTAATGGCAGTGATGATGCCTCATCTTTGTATCTTTCCCCACTATTCCCCTGCTGTCTTACATATGGTAGGTTCTCAAAAGTTTGAGGTGATGTTTCTAATgagttattcttttattttatttaggtgaTTAGAAAGAAGCTTGTCCGTAAAACTCTGGACATGATCAAGAAGATTGCTGATGAGAAGTACAATGATACTTTTTGGAAAGAATTTGGTACCAACATCAAGCTTGGTGTAATTGAAGACCACTCAAATCGAACACGTCTTGCTAAACTTCTTAGATTCCAGTCATCTCATCATCCAAGTGACATAACCAGTCTAGACCAATACGtggaaagaatgaaggagaagCAAGACAAAATCTACTTCATGGCTGGGTCTAGCAGAAAAGAGGTGAGATGAACTCCCAGCTGTCATGCATCCTGGTATGTAGCTAACTCTTGAGGAAAAACAAACCCTAATGGTGAATTGGAGTCATTGTGAGGCCTGGTCAGTCACTGACAGGaaattcatttatattctctGCACCTCTTATTTATCTACCTATAAGGTGGGGTGAGTAGTTCTATATAAATGTAGCTGCTAGGGTGAACAAATATACCAAGGGTAGACTTGGAAACTTTATCACTTCCCTTAATTTTGTAGGCTGAATCTTCTCCATTTGTTGAGCGACTTCTGAAAAAGGGCTATGAAGTGATTTATCTCACCGAACCTGTGGACGAATACTGCATTCAGGCTCTTCCTGAGTTTGATGGGAAAAGGTTCCAGAATGTTGCCAAAGAAGGTGTGAAATTTGATGAAAGTGAGAAAACAAAGGAGAGTCGTGAAGCGATTGAGAAAGAATTTGAGCCTCTGCTCAACTGGATGAAAGATAAAGCTCTCAAGGACAAGGTATTCTGGAAATTAGAACTTGTGAAATTttagtatttgcattttcttttttaaaaaattgtgtgtcAACAAATTAAACTTTGCATCCGGTTACGTTGTAATCATTAAAAGCTGTACAGAACATTGTTTAATAGTGTAAGTTAAATTTTTGGGAGAATGAAGTTAGTTAGTTTATAAACGACAAAagcacctgctggctcagttggtaggacATGTggttcttgatctcggggttgtgagttcga
Coding sequences within it:
- the HSP90B1 gene encoding endoplasmin, whose amino-acid sequence is MRALWVLGLCCVLLTFGSVRADDEVDVDGTVEEDLGKSREGSRTDDEVVQREEEAIQLDGLNASQIRELREKSEKFAFQAEVNRMMKLIINSLYKNKEIFLRELISNASDALDKIRLISLTDENALAGNEELTVKIKCDKEKNLLHVTDTGVGMTREELVKNLGTIAKSGTSEFLNKMTEAQEDGQSTSELIGQFGVGFYSAFLVADKVIVTSKHNNDTQHIWESDSNEFSVIADPRGNTLGRGTTITLVLKEEASDYLELDTIKNLVKKYSQFINFPIYVWSSKTETVEEPMEEEEAAKEEKEDSDDEAAVEEEEEEKKPKTKKVEKTVWDWELMNDIKPIWQRPSKEVEDDEYKAFYKSFSKESDDPMAYIHFTAEGEVTFKSILFVPTSAPRGLFDEYGSKKSDYIKLYVRRVFITDDFHDMMPKYLNFVKGVVDSDDLPLNVSRETLQQHKLLKVIRKKLVRKTLDMIKKIADEKYNDTFWKEFGTNIKLGVIEDHSNRTRLAKLLRFQSSHHPSDITSLDQYVERMKEKQDKIYFMAGSSRKEAESSPFVERLLKKGYEVIYLTEPVDEYCIQALPEFDGKRFQNVAKEGVKFDESEKTKESREAIEKEFEPLLNWMKDKALKDKIEKAVVSQRLTESPCALVASQYGWSGNMERIMKAQAYQTGKDISTNYYASQKKTFEINPRHPLIKDMLRRVKEDEDDKTVSDLAVVLFETATLRSGYLLPDTKAYGDRIERMLRLSLNIDPDAKVEEEPEEEPEETTEDTTEDTEQDDEEEMDAGTDDEEQETVKKSTAEKDEL